A genomic window from Megalobrama amblycephala isolate DHTTF-2021 linkage group LG2, ASM1881202v1, whole genome shotgun sequence includes:
- the rc3h2 gene encoding roquin-2 produces the protein MPVQAAQWTEFLSCPICYNEFDACSHKPISLGCSHTVCKTCLHKLHRKACPFDQTAISTDIDVLPVNCALLQLVGAPVPEGEIVSVGSAEDTRHYEVCRMCVEELALYLKPISGGKGVVTLSQSSLSRPMQRKLVTLVNCQLVEEEGRMRAVRACRSLGERTVTELILQHQNPQQLSANLWAAVRARGCQFLGPAMQEDALKLVLLALEDGSALSRKVLVLFVVQKLEARFPQASKTSIGHVVQLLYRASCFKVTKRDEDSSLMQLKEEFRSYEALRREHDAQIVHIAMEAGLRISPEQWSSLLYGDLMHKSHMQSIIDKLQSPESFAKSVQELTIILQRTGDPANLNSLRAPLELLASIDHNPDAAAPSWAELESVLLAVKVVVHGLVEFIQNFSKKSNESPQAQPNSKYKTSMCRDLRQQGGCPRGASCTFAHTQEELEKHRMRNRKASGVVRPFLSVPAVMPKAGTKGAVPGSEVGTGGLKNHEKEDASPTQLIPRGGDHQEDKTLPNGANGLHTTSLEQNPISHSQSSAIASVMSIEEGLLKHGPVLTRAHPEIYHSQDQRTYDLSPYHQPAIPPHRPCSARFHRSSNVTESMLPPSMGPLYPDQHPSIPPSDRLGPGPYGPPSTYTSISQAHAHGMYTPVYDSRRVWRPPLYPREGGRSNSLPPEVFHSSVYQPPLRERYNSLDSPYCSTAEQRAAMHRDAYSRVPLGYEELYRHKQEQWVHHHGNMNRPSQSSPVFTVDVCPEHPEGVGGGRMTCKCHGGEESLAHYSPWSCSTISPFESEPHHLSTHSCSKQRSADGESGGKRWLHMFEPYRRLKDEDPIIPFGEGPIISKWGAISRASRTGFHTTDPVQATASQGCAGTTSINFRDYGCHIGHSDLRWGPRGSDSSSHSSFLESDQLAVSGLHVRCNSFSAGSKQGTDLLGKDGTESEPDRDIELELSALDMEDSETQDCNSEDSIEMQSRSQNSHLSTVFGDPASSSQLENNLPDRMDTHLMKKMAFRKTLSPGGLNMGKMQMRTCSPRPGDPPRPSPGPEMLLNGN, from the exons ATGCCGGTGCAGGCAGCTCAATGGACTGAGTTTCTATCCTGCCCCATCTGCTACAATGAGTTTGACGCCTGCAGCCACAAGCCCATCAGCCTGGGCTGCTCGCACACCGTCTGCAAGACCTGCCTGCACAAACTGCACCGCAAGGCCTGTCCTTTTGACCAGACGGCCATTAGCACTGACATTGATGTGCTGCCTGTCAACTGTGCTCTCCTGCAGCTGGTGGGGGCGCCG GTTCCGGAGGGAGAGATTGTGAGTGTGGGCAGTGCTGAAGACACGAGACATTATGAAGTGTGCAGGATGTGTGTGGAGGAGCTGGCGCTGTATCTCAAACCAATCAGTGGAGGAAAAG GTGTAGTGACCCTCAGTCAGAGCTCGCTCAGTAGACCCATGCAGAGGAAGCTGGTGACCCTCGTGAACTGCCAGCTGGTTGAGGAGGAGGGGCGTATGCGGGCGGTCAGGGCGTGCAGGTCTCTGGGTGAGCGCACTGTCACCGAACTGATCCTGCAGCACCAGAACCCACAGCAGCTCTCCGCCAACTTATGGGCCGCTGTGCGGGCACGCGGCTGCCAGTTCCTTGGACCTG CCATGCAGGAAGATGCTTTGAAGCTGGTGCTGCTGGCCCTGGAGGATGGCTCGGCTCTCTCGCGGAAGGTTCTGGTGCTGTTTGTGGTGCAGAAACTGGAAGCGCGGTTCCCTCAGGCATCTAAGACCAGCATTGGTCACGTAGTTCAGCTGCTGTACCGCGCCTCCTGCTTTAAG GTGACCAAACGTGATGAAGACTCCTCGCTCATGCAGCTCAAAGAGGAGTTTCGCTCTTACGAAGCCCTACGCCGCGAACACGACGCTCAGATTGTTCACATCGCCATGGAAGCGGGACTGCGTATCTCACCCGAGCAGTGGTCATCTCTGCTGTACGGGGATCTCATGCATAAATCTCACATGCAGTCAATCATAGACAAG CTTCAATCCCCAGAATCCTTTGCAAAGAGCGTGCAGGAGCTCACCATAATCCTGCAGAGAACAGGAGACCCAGCCAACCTCAACAGCCTCAGAGCTCCTCTCGAGCTGCTGGCCAGCATCGACCACAACCCTG atGCGGCTGCTCCATCCTGGGCAGAGCTGGAGAGCGTGTTATTGGCCGTGAAGGTTGTTGTCCACGGGCTGGTGGAATTCATCCAAAACTTCAGCAAGAAGAGCAATGAAAGCCCTCAG GCTCAACCCAACAGCAAGTACAAGACGAGTATGTGCAGGGACTTGCGGCAGCAGGGCGGTTGTCCGAGAGGGGCCAGTTGCACTTTTGCCCACACGCAGGAGGAGCTTGAGAa GCACAGAATGAGGAATAGGAAAGCTAGTGGGGTGGTGAGGCccttcctgtcagttcccgcaGTTATGCCAAAAGCCGGCACCAAAGGAGCAGTCCCAGGGTCAGAGGTGGGCACCGGAGGGCTGAAGAACCATGAGAAAGAGGATGCGTCTCCCACTCAGCTCATCCCAAGAGGAGGAGACCACCAAGAGGACAAAACTCTTCCCAATGGTGCTAACGGACTGCATACTACAAGCCTAGAACA AAATCCCATCAGTCACAGCCAGTCTTCTGCGATAGCTTCGGTAATGTCTATAGAGGAAGGTCTCCTCAAACACGGACCCGTCCTCACGAGAGCTCATCCTGAGATATACCACTCTCAGGACCAGAGAACATATGACCTGTCACCCTACCACCAACCTGCCA TTCCTCCTCACAGGCCATGCAGTGCTCGCTTCCATCGTTCCAGCAACGTGACTGAGTCCATGTTACCCCCTTCAATGGGCCCTCTGTACCCAGATCAGCACCCCTCTATTCCTCCTTCAGACAGATTAGGCCCCGGCCCTTATGGGCCACCCTCTACCTACACCTCTATTTCCCAGGCTCACGCACATGGCATGTATACCCCCGTCTATGACAGCAGGCGTGTGTGGAGGCCACCGCTGTACCCTAGGGAGGGCGGGAGGAGTAACTCTCTCCCTCCTGAGGTTTTTCATTCCTCCGTCTACCAGCCGCCGCTCCGGGAACGCTACAACTCACTGGACAGCCCCTACTGCAGCACAGCGGAGCAGAGAGCGGCAATGCATAGG GATGCATACTCCCGTGTTCCTCTTGGCTATGAGGAACTCTATCGCCACAAACAGGAACAGTGGGTACATCACCACGGCAACATGAACAGGCCCTCCCAGTCCTCTCCGGTCTTTACTGTGGATGTGTGTCCAGAG CATCCTGAGGGTGTAGGTGGTGGGCGTATGACTTGTAAGTGTCATGGTGGAGAAGAGAGTCTTGCCCACTACTCGCCCTGGTCGTGCAGCACCATCAGCCCATTTGAGTCAGAGCCCCACCATTTGTCAACCCACTCCTGTTCCAAACAGCGGTCAGCG GACGGGGAGAGTGGTGGCAAACGGTGGCTGCACATGTTTGAACCCTACAGACGACTGAAAGACGAGGATCCCATCATTCCTTTTGGAGAGGGGCCCATCATCTCTAAATGGGGAGCCATCTCCCGGGCTTCCCGCACTGGCTTTCACACCACTGACCCGGTCCAAGCCACCGCATCGCAGGGGTGCGCCGGCACCACATCAATCAACTTTAGag ACTATGGCTGTCATATTGGTCACAGTGACCTCAGATGGGGTCCACGTGGTTCTGATTCCTCTAGTCACTCCAGCTTTCTAGAGAG TGATCAGCTGGCCGTGTCCGGGCTGCATGTAAGATGTAATTCCTTCAGCGCCGGGTCAAAGCAGGGCACAGATCTGCTGGGGAAGGATGGAACGGAGAGTGAGCCTGACAGAGACATCGAGCTGGAGCTGTCCGCACTGGACATGGAGGACTCCGAGACACAGGACTGCAACTCTGAG GACTCAATTGAAATGCAAAGCCGCTCCCAGAACAGCCACCTCTCTACAGTCTTTGGTGATCCAGCATCCAGTTCTCAGTTGGAAAACAACCTGCCTGACAGAATGGACACCCACCTTATGAAGAAGATGGCATTCAG AAAGACCCTCTCTCCTGGAGGCCTCAATATGGGGAAGATGCAGATGAGGACGTGCTCACCCAGACCCGGAGACCCCCCGCGACCCAGTCCAGGACCTGAGATGCTGCTAAATGGGAACTGA